One Saprospiraceae bacterium genomic region harbors:
- a CDS encoding VOC family protein produces the protein MARVSTYLNFPRHTEEAFQFYQSIFGGEFEGEISRFRDLPPSDDMPPIEDADLDLVMHISLPIIGGHRLMGTDAPESMGFRLRFGNTMYINLEPDTREETERLFNALSEDGMVEMELQDMYWGAYYGSCTDKFGVQWMFNCEEKAG, from the coding sequence ATGGCACGTGTAAGTACTTATTTGAATTTCCCCAGACATACCGAAGAAGCCTTTCAGTTTTACCAATCGATTTTTGGAGGAGAATTTGAAGGCGAAATTTCCCGATTCAGAGATCTGCCTCCTTCAGATGACATGCCACCAATCGAAGATGCTGACCTTGATCTGGTGATGCATATTTCTCTGCCAATTATCGGCGGACATCGCCTAATGGGAACGGATGCGCCTGAATCCATGGGGTTTAGATTGCGATTTGGCAATACCATGTACATCAATCTGGAACCGGATACACGCGAAGAAACCGAAAGATTATTTAATGCGCTCTCCGAAGATGGTATGGTTGAAATGGAATTGCAGGACATGTATTGGGGAGCTTATTACGGCAGCTGCACCGATAAATTCGGCGTTCAGTGGATGTTCAATTGCGAAGAAAAGGCCGGATAA
- a CDS encoding SRPBCC domain-containing protein: protein MRKVEVQIEIACTPAEVISCFLEPEHLQKWWGVERTLIDKKIGGMYLLAWQISEAGIKYISSGIIESFDPGSKLVIGNYVYMNPEKNFLGPMTLSIEAEIATVGCKLKVCQDGYGEGSEWDWYYEAVLHAWPVVIQTFKNYIEKDFTKL from the coding sequence ATGCGAAAAGTTGAAGTTCAAATTGAAATAGCTTGCACTCCTGCAGAAGTCATTTCATGTTTTTTAGAACCTGAACATTTACAAAAATGGTGGGGAGTAGAGCGTACATTGATCGATAAAAAAATTGGTGGTATGTATCTGCTTGCCTGGCAGATCTCAGAAGCCGGAATCAAATACATTTCCAGTGGAATCATTGAATCCTTTGATCCCGGTTCAAAACTTGTTATTGGAAACTACGTGTACATGAATCCCGAAAAGAATTTTTTGGGTCCGATGACACTTTCTATAGAAGCTGAAATTGCAACAGTGGGATGTAAGCTGAAAGTTTGTCAGGATGGTTACGGAGAAGGAAGCGAATGGGATTGGTATTACGAGGCGGTATTGCATGCCTGGCCTGTTGTGATTCAAACGTTTAAAAATTATATCGAAAAAGATTTTACCAAATTGTAA
- a CDS encoding IS5 family transposase, with protein MAKIITPKQQLELFEWDALVEKLRSFDKDPLAKLNDYIRFEYFRKELEKIVKRTGEGPGRPSYDVVMMFKLLIVQRIYDLSDESMEFQIADRTSFKLFLGIRGTDQIPDARTIWSFKNELSLKKADKRLFKKLDQLLHQNRVIINKGSIVDAHIVESEINRNSKEDNDLIKNGQIPQEWEDNPNIGRQKDSDARWVKHHNRKAYGYKDHVKIDKNTKLITNYEITPANVYDGEMTDVLIEKRDKGKRLYGDSASWDFRERIRKKGMIPCINQKGRRNRPLNDREQDRNTNLSRTRARVEHVFGCITTMFGKMKLRCIGKVRSSFQIGLTNITYNLFRIIQLKRKVAWA; from the coding sequence ATGGCCAAAATCATTACACCAAAGCAACAACTTGAGCTATTTGAGTGGGATGCGCTTGTTGAAAAACTTCGTTCTTTTGATAAAGATCCATTAGCTAAGCTTAACGATTACATCAGATTTGAATATTTTCGAAAGGAGCTGGAAAAAATTGTTAAAAGAACGGGAGAAGGTCCCGGCAGGCCATCTTATGATGTAGTGATGATGTTCAAGTTATTAATTGTTCAAAGAATATATGATTTAAGTGATGAATCAATGGAATTCCAAATAGCAGACCGGACAAGTTTTAAATTATTTTTAGGAATACGAGGAACGGATCAGATTCCTGACGCAAGAACAATCTGGTCGTTCAAGAATGAATTGAGTTTAAAGAAGGCGGATAAAAGGTTATTCAAAAAACTGGATCAACTATTACACCAGAATAGGGTAATAATAAATAAGGGTAGTATTGTAGATGCTCATATTGTAGAAAGCGAAATTAACCGCAATAGTAAAGAGGATAATGACTTAATAAAGAATGGGCAAATACCACAAGAATGGGAGGACAACCCAAATATTGGAAGACAAAAAGATTCCGATGCCCGCTGGGTAAAGCACCATAATCGCAAAGCCTACGGCTATAAAGATCATGTGAAGATCGATAAAAACACCAAACTGATTACCAACTATGAAATAACCCCTGCGAATGTTTATGATGGTGAAATGACGGATGTATTGATAGAAAAACGGGATAAAGGAAAACGCTTATATGGAGATTCGGCAAGCTGGGATTTCCGAGAACGAATCCGGAAGAAAGGGATGATACCTTGTATAAATCAGAAAGGAAGAAGAAACCGTCCATTAAACGACAGGGAGCAAGACAGAAATACGAACTTATCAAGAACACGTGCACGAGTTGAACATGTATTTGGTTGTATCACCACGATGTTTGGAAAAATGAAATTACGATGCATAGGTAAAGTAAGATCTTCTTTTCAAATTGGACTGACAAACATAACATATAATTTATTCCGGATTATCCAACTAAAAAGAAAAGTAGCATGGGCATAG